The following nucleotide sequence is from Ignavibacteriales bacterium.
GTCGATATTGATGTGAGCCGGGAAGAGATGACAAAGCTTTTCAGCCTGCTCCAGACAAACGACCTCTCACGGATAGATACGTTTAAAATCCCTATACAGAATCTGCCTGAGGAATCGAAGAAACCGGTGTATGATCTGAATGTGAAGTGGGGAGGAAACACGATACAGAAGTACGTCTCAGCGGATACGAGGATCAAACAAGAAAACCAGATGCAGTTCGATGACATTGTAAACGGAATACTAATGGTTGCATACGCTTCACTGGAAAAGCAAAGAAGGGAAATAACATTTCAGCTGGACGAAAGCCTCTATGCAGGGAATAATTTTGTTACGGTGGACGTGAACACATTCTTTACCGGCGACTCGCTTTATTTTTACAGCTCTAACGACGTGGGTAAGAAGAACGAGCTGAAAGTAAGGACACTCGACGGGAAAAACCTCATTACTCTCTTTGTGAACAGGACGAACCCGACACCCGGACAGGCGTTCAACGTTGCAAGCGGTAATTTCAACATCGACATTACTCAGAACATGAAAGGATTAAAATTTTATCTAGAGAGTGACTCGATAAAGTGGACACCAGTGAATGAGTAAGCTCCCGACCAAAAGACGCCGTCTTTTATACATCATTTCAATAGTTATAGTAATAGCCCTCGGTCTTGCCTCGAGAAAGATCATGGGCTTTCCTTATTTCGTTTATGAATATGTGGGCGACGTGCTATGGGCAGTGAACGTGTACCTAATATTCGCGGTATTATTTCCTTCCGAAAAGATCCCGCTTATATCGGTGGTCACATTCTTCTTTTCATTCCTAATAGAATTTAGCCAGATATACCACGCCCCCTGGATAGACAGCATCCGCGATACATTTATAGGCGGATTAGTGCTGGGATACGGGTTTTTATGGAGCGATATACTATGCTACCTGATAGGAACGGCTATCGGCGCGGTTCTCGATTCCATCCTCTTAAGATATTCACCGGCAAAGAACTAAAATATAATATTGACAGATTGATTCTTATATCATATATTTAGTTGAATATTTCAACTAAATGGTTATAATAATCAACAAAGCTAACCCTATGGAACCCCTGGTCAAAAATCTAAGGCTGTCATTAAGGAAGCTCGTACGCGAGCTGGACGTAACGAAAGGCGTCTATAAGTCCACCGGATACTCTTATACTGAATGCCACATTCTGATAGAGCTAGATCAATATGGAATGATGACGATAAAGGAGCTGGCAGAACTTCTGAACACGGATAAGTCTATCGTAAGCAAGACGGTAAATTCGATGATGAAAAAAGGACTGCTCAAAACGGAAAAGAACAGGACCGATAACCGTCAGAAGCCCCTCGTTCTCACGCAAAAAGGAAAAAGCGAAGCCTCACGTCTCAATTACGAAGCCAACGTGCAGGTTACCGAAGCGCTCTCTATTCTCAAAGAGGAGGAGAGGGACATTGTATTGAAAGGTATACAGTCGTATTCAAAGGCGCTGAATAAAATGCGCAGGCAGGCGGAATATCAGGTACGCCCGATCAGGA
It contains:
- a CDS encoding DUF2809 domain-containing protein; its protein translation is MSKLPTKRRRLLYIISIVIVIALGLASRKIMGFPYFVYEYVGDVLWAVNVYLIFAVLFPSEKIPLISVVTFFFSFLIEFSQIYHAPWIDSIRDTFIGGLVLGYGFLWSDILCYLIGTAIGAVLDSILLRYSPAKN
- a CDS encoding bifunctional helix-turn-helix transcriptional regulator/GNAT family N-acetyltransferase, whose product is MVIIINKANPMEPLVKNLRLSLRKLVRELDVTKGVYKSTGYSYTECHILIELDQYGMMTIKELAELLNTDKSIVSKTVNSMMKKGLLKTEKNRTDNRQKPLVLTQKGKSEASRLNYEANVQVTEALSILKEEERDIVLKGIQSYSKALNKMRRQAEYQVRPIRKSDNKFMEKIIIDVMTEFGAVGEGYSIKDAEVANMFDAYNNDKSAYFVITRGKEVLGGAGVGILPEAEDVCELKKMYFVPEIRGIGLGEKLLNLCLDAARKIGYKRCYLETLERMPQARGLYMKYGFDPINGPVGCTGHYSCDNYYIRDL